The Drechmeria coniospora strain ARSEF 6962 chromosome 02, whole genome shotgun sequence genome has a segment encoding these proteins:
- a CDS encoding N,N-dimethylglycine oxidase, translating to MHNMTPMSNVVIIGAGIVGTNLADELVSRGWMNITVVDQGPQHMPGGSTSHAPGLCFASNPSRTMTLFAQYTVEKLLSLEFDGRKCFNQVGGLEVATTPERLEELKRKHGFATSWGVDTRLVDADECLKLYPLLNRDLVLGGLHIPSDGLASAAATVQLLVSRTRKSGVRYLWSTRVTGIEQANDHVTGIVTKAGIIPADIVVSCAGFWGVEVGALAGLPIPLLPMAHQYVKTTAVPAQIGRNSLPDGASLPILRHQDNDLYFRELGERYGIGYYGHRPMPVAASLLSTTPSDVDERNMPSRLKFTPADFDAAWKLSQDLLPALGDADIEDGFNGVLSFTPDGFPLVGQSPALDGFYVAEAVWVTHSAGVARALAELMTIGKSQLDLSCCELSRFEQTQLTPSYVNEASQQNFREVYSIVHPFQQRNSPRNLRLGPFYLRQQQLGAVFLEASAWERPEWYEVNKTLVNKLPAEWQPRKRDAWSSRYYSPIVAAEAWKTRTAVAVYDMTSMCRLEISGPGAVDLLTRLTTSDVSGKPGSVSYTLLLDDHGGIRSDIVVIRVLDNSFQVHANGPTDLAYFSREAREQTRAAPGRFVQVRDITGSTCCLGLWGPRSQDVMAAMCIDEPPGTAGHPRLQAKHVSIGGIPTVAIRMLYVGELGWEIHASADHGLRLWDTIWQAGQPHGMIAAGQSALCSLRMEKGVRIWGVDMSTEHDPYEAGLEFAVQDDKGGYVGADALKRRPRDESARRLRCLTIDDGCSMVLGKEPVYLDGGPVGYITSAAFGHAIGRPIAFATLARRVNEGDAVKIEYFGRLIPATVAAEPLFDPQGNRLKALGRVHRL from the coding sequence ATGCACAACATGACACCGATGTCAAACGTCGTCATCATTGGAGCTGGAATCGTGGGCACCAACCTTGCGGACGAACTGGTCTCGCGAGGATGGATGAATATTACCGTAGTCGATCAAGGGCCCCAACACATGCCCGGCGGCTCCACCTCCCACGCGCCAGGCTTGTGCTTTGCCAGCAACCcttcgaggacgatgacTCTGTTTGCGCAGTACACGGTGGAGAAACTTCTATCGTTGGAGTTTGACGGTCGAAAATGTTTCAATCAAGTGGGAGGTCTCGAAGTGGCCACTACCCCTGAGCGGCTGGAGGAGCTCAAGCGAAAGCACGGATTCGCCACCTCGTGGGGGGTAGACACACGTTtagtcgatgccgacgaatGCTTGAAGCTCTACCCTCTGTTGAACAGAGACTTGGTTCTTGGCGGCCTACACATCCCGAGTGACGGCCTCGCATCGGCCGCAGCCACGGTCCAGCTTCTGGTATCACGCACGCGCAAATCAGGCGTTCGCTACCTTTGGTCCACCCGAGTGACCGGCATCGAACAGGCCAATGACCACGTCACGGGAATTGTAACGAAGGCAGGCATAATTCCCGCCGACATTGTTGTTTCCTGCGCCGGCTTTtggggcgtcgaggtcggtgCTCTCGCCGGCTTGCCTATTCCTTTGCTTCCCATGGCCCATCAATACGTCAAGACCACCGCTGTACCTGCTCAGATTGGTCGAAATTCGCTCCCAGATGGGGCGAGCCTACCAATATTGCGCCATCAAGACAACGACCTATACTTTCGTGAACTTGGTGAACGATACGGCATCGGCTATTATGGCCATCGTCCAATGCCGGTGGCCGCATCGTTGTTGAGCACCACGCCGTCAGATGTCGACGAGCGCAACATGCCGTCTCGCCTTAAATTTACCCCGGCCGACTTTGACGCGGCGTGGAAGCTGTCTCAAGACCTCCTACCCGCTTTGGGCGATGCCGATATTGAGGATGGATTCAATGGCGTTCTCTCCTTCACACCCGATGGCTTCCCCCTCGTGGGACAGTCACCTGCTCTGGATGGATTTTACGTGGCAGAGGCTGTGTGGGTGACTCATTCAGCAGGCGTCGCGCGAGCACTGGCAGAGCTCATGACCATCGGAAAGTCTCAGCTCGATCTCTCCTGCTGTGAGCTTTCCAGGTTTGAACAGACCCAGCTCACTCCATCATACGTGAACGAGGCTTCTCAACAGAACTTCCGAGAGGTATATAGCATTGTTCATCCATTTCAGCAGCGGAATTCGCCGCGAAACCTGCGCCTCGGTCCGTTCTATCTCCGCCAACAACAGCTTGGTGCTGTCTTCCTCGAAGCCTCCGCTTGGGAGCGTCCAGAATGGTACGAGGTGAATAAAACGCTGGTCAACAAGCTACCAGCCGAGTGGCAACCACGCAAACGTGATGCTTGGTCTTCCAGATACTACTCGCCAATAGTAGCTGCAGAGGCATGGAAAACACGGACTGCCGTGGCCGTCTACGACATGACTTCCATGTGCCGGCTGGAGATATCTGGCCCAGGGGCCGTTGATCTGTTGACGAGACTGACCACAAGTGATGTTTCCGGAAAGCCAGGGTCCGTTTCTTACACACTGCTCCTCGATGACCATGGTGGCATTCGTAGCGACATTGTTGTCATCAGAGTCCTCGATAATTCATTCCAGGTTCATGCAAACGGCCCGACGGACTTGGCCTACTTTTCAAGAGAAGCCCGAGAGCAGACGAGAGCGGCTCCAGGGCGCTTTGTTCAGGTGCGAGACATCACAGGCAGCACTTGTTGTCTCGGACTATGGGGGCCACGATCGCAGGATGTGATGGCTGCGATGTGCATCGATGAGCCACCTGGCACCGCAGGGCACCCTCGTCTGCAAGCCAAGCATGTAAGCATAGGCGGCATACCAACTGTTGCGATACGCATGTTGTACGTGGGGGAACTCGGCTGGGAAATTCATGCCAGTGCCGACCACGGCTTACGTCTATGGGACACGATTTGGCAAGCTGGTCAACCGCATGGAATGATTGCAGCCGGGCAAAGTGCTCTATGTTCGTTGCGAATGGAGAAAGGCGTACGAATCTGGGGTGTTGATATGAGCACAGAGCACGACCCGTACGAAGCTGGACTCGAGTTTGCCGTCCAGGATGACAAGGGTGGCTACGTCGGAGCTGATGCGCTGAAACGCCGTCCCAGAGACGAGAGTGCACGACGACTGCGCTGCCTTACCATTGATGATGGCTGCTCCATGGTACTCGGAAAAGAGCCCGTGTATCTGGACGGAGGGCCTGTGGGGTACATAACCAGTGCTGCATTTGGGCACGCAATTGGCAGGCCGATCGCATTTGCAACCCTAGCTCGACGCGTTAACGAGGGAGACGCTGTCAAAATCGAGTACTTTGGACGGCTCATTCCTGCGACTGTGGCCGCCGAGCCACTCTTCGATCCTCAGGGAAACCGACTCAAAGCGTTGGGAAGGGTCCATAGACTGTAG
- a CDS encoding naphthalene -dioxygenase subunit alpha, translating to MAQSFFSNYLGLGRPMAVEPDSSKPVRALPASWYTSPDMYELERRAIFSKKWLLTTHSLRLTKPGDWLRYEVAGFDFIVCRDHKGNINAFHNVCRHRAFPIVTEDKGNSFVFSCKYHGWSYGLSGNLAKAPGYQDLKGFDKSQNNLLRIHIHVDDKGFIWVNLDGRDKPDVAWDDDFDGVDHQTRFDLYDFDQYQFDHVWEMEGEYNWKILADNYNECYHCKTSHPDIPTIADLSSYSVQTKDGHIQHFGNPTKEQIERGFRVASTYYFPNASMNISPHFFFIQRFVPRSPTKSVMKYEVYRNKNSSDEDFEIISSMYRRIMSEDKYLCANAQKNLNAGVFVNGEMHPTMEKGPLFFQKTVRELVQAHYSREVESECEIWPARQTLPKTAAASDKDIKFCSAVDCCMIPKEIVA from the exons ATGGCTCAGTCATTCTTCTCGAATTACCTCGGGCTCGGACGGCCTATGGCCGTCGAGCCAGACTCCAGCAAGCCTGTCCGGGCCTTGCCAGCCTCCTGGTACACTTCTCCGGACATGTATGAACTGGAAAGACGGGCCATCTTTTCGAAGAAGTGGCTCCTTACCACCCATAGCCTGAGGCTGACGAAGCCAGGCGACTGGCTCCGTTACGAagtcgccggcttcgacttCATCGTATGTAGAGATCACAAGGGGAACATAAACGCGTTCCATAATGTCTGTAGGCACCGCGCTTTTCCTATTGTCACTGAGGACAAGGGCAACAGCTTCGTCTTCTCTTGCAAGTACCACGGCTGGTCGTACGGCCTGAGCGGGAACCTTGCCAAGGCGCCGGGTTATCAGGACCTCAAAGGCTTCGACAAGTCTCAGAATAATCTTCTTCGAATTCACATtcacgtcgacgacaagggaTTCATCTGGGTCaatctcgacggccgcgacaAGCCAGATGTTGCTTGGGACGACGACTTTGACGGCGTCGATCATCAAACCAGATTTGACTTGTACGACTTTGACCAGTACCAGTTCGACCACGTCTGGGAGATGGAAGGAGAGTACAACTGGAAGATTCTGGCGGACAATTACAACGAGTGTTACCATTGCAAGACTTCCCACCCCGACATACCCACCATTGCCGATCTCAGCTCCTACTCGGTCCAGACCAAGGACGGCCACATTCAGCATTTCGGCAATCCCACAAAGGAGCAAATCGAGCGCGGCTTCCGCGTGGCCTCTACCTACTACTTTCCCAATGCTTCCATGAACATATC TCCTCATTTCTTTTTCATACAACGATTCGTGCCCAGAAGCCCGACCAAATCTGTCATGAAGTATGAAGTCTACAGGAACAAGAATTCCAGCGACGAAGATTTCGAGATCATAAGCTCCATGTACCGGAGAATCATGTCCGAGGATAAGTATCTTTGCGCAAACGCGCAGAAGAACCTCAAcgccggcgtcttcgtcAACGGTGAAATGCATCCGACGATGGAGAAGGGACCCTTATTCTTCCAGAAGACTGTGCGAGAACTTGTGCAGGCTCATTACAGCAGAGAAGTCGAATCCGAATGCGAGATATGGCCTGCTCGACAAACCCTCCCGAAGACGGCTGCGGCTAGTGACAAGGACATCAAATTTTGTTCGGCTGTGGACTGTTGCATGATTCCCAAGGAGATTGTTGCTTAG
- a CDS encoding phosphorylcholine phosphatase, whose translation MKAGQFIASLALASGFASASRCLAGPKLKHWPADAAKQLNQLIAAKAKQDHYAVFDMDNTSYMNDIEESLLAYLENKGILSRDSIDPSLKIKPFKDFTNSTFQYRESLFSYYNRLYDFDQIAGYTFSAQVFAGIPLHRLKGHVDELMRLDGPIPATQFENGVLVNTAVPPPKVFRGMVELWNKLRANGIDVYVMSASAEELVRMIASDPVNYGYNLKPENVIGVSLLMNNLTSGELTTSRKQITDGNYNQTRNLGLVMTTSLWTPATWQFGKVAGIQTYIHPWKRPILVAGDTPKSDGPMLFHATDVERGGVRLWINRKKRSMTELKDMMRKNSAEQARLGLPVTAGLRWVFVKPEEIL comes from the coding sequence ATGAAGGCTGGACAATTCATCGCTTCTCTGGCGCTGGCTAGCGGCttcgcctcggcgagccgcTGCCTCGCTGGACCGAAGCTCAAACACTGGCCTGCGGATGCCGCCAAGCAGCTCAACCAACTGATCGCCGCCAAAGCTAAACAGGACCACTACGCCGTTTTTGACATGGACAACACCAGTTACATGAACGACATTGAAGAATCCCTACTGGCCTACCTCGAGAACAAGGGCATCTTATCCCGCGATTCCATCGACCCGTCACTCAAGATCAAGCCTTTCAAGGATTTCACCAACTCTACCTTCCAATACAGAGAAAGCCTTTTCAGCTACTACAACCGACTCTACGATTTTGACCAGATTGCAGGCTACACCTTCTCTGCCCAAGTCTTTGCCGGGATTCCCTTGCACCGGCTCAagggccacgtcgacgagctcatgcGGCTGGACGGCCCAATTCCAGCGACGCAGTTCGAGAATGGTGTCTTGGTGAACACGGCGGTGCCCCCTCCGAAAGTCTTCAGAGGAATGGTTGAGCTCTGGAACAAGCTGAGGgccaacggcatcgacgtctACGTTATGAGCGcttcggccgaggagcttgtCCGCATGATAGCGTCGGACCCGGTGAACTATGGCTACAATCTCAAGCCGGAGAACGTCATAGGTGTCTCATTACTGATGAATAATTTGACATCTGGCGAACTCACTACATCCCGAAAACAGATTACCGATGGTAACTACAACCAGACAAGAAACCTAGGTCTGGTCATGACAACCTCCCTCTGGACGCCAGCTACCTGGCAATTCGGCAAGGTGGCCGGAATCCAAACATACATTCACCCTTGGAAAAGGCCAATTCTAGTAGCTGGAGACACGCCCAAGAGCGATGGTCCCATGCTGTTTCATGCTACCGACGTTGAGCGTGGTGGCGTTCGCCTCTGGATCAACCGCAAGAAACGCTCCATGACAGAATTGAAGGACATGATGCGGAAAAACAGCGCCGAACAGGCCCGTCTGGGCTTGCCCGTTACGGCTGGCCTCAGGTGGGTATTCGTAAAGCCCGAGGAGATTTTGTAA
- a CDS encoding Major facilitator superfamily: MDLPTLDFSLFAQGSRAESKTLAKALVKSFKDHGFVKLVNHGLPEETVKAYMGAAVDFFALPTEAKMGISNPRGPNPQRGFSWVGAEQTSKLRKENLEGQSSWDELMDAREHFDAGPPGDVEFPNKWPSDDVLPGFQKLMESCYMQLQGVCLEIMSAMEVGLDMPTGSLAERCKPASSELRLNHYPPTDLRQLADGKVKRTWPHTDFGIITLLFQDSVGGLELEDRSKPGTFAPVLPGDPSGKTEMVVNISDTFQRWTNDVVKAGVHQVSVPPSMKGATEGFCPERYSGIFFFKAHREMSAGPLPHFVTEKRPAAYDEITALQYQQRMTQVLY, from the exons ATGGATTTGCCCACCTTGGACTTTTCTCTCTTCGCTCAGGGCTCCCGTGCCGAGAGCAAGACGCTTGCCAAAGCGCTGGTGAAAAGTTTCAAGGATCATGGTTTCGTCAAGCTCGTGAATCATGGTCTCCCCGAGGAAACTGTTAAAGCATACATGGGCGCA GCCGTCGACTTTTTTGCGCTGCCCACTGAAGCCAAGATGGGGATCTCTAACCCTCGGGGTCCCAACCCACAACGAGGCTTCAGCTGGGTCGGTGCCGAACAGACTTCCAAACTTCGGAAAGAGAACCTCGAAGGCCAATCATCGTGGGACGAACTAATGGACGCCCGT GAGCACTTCGACGCCGGCCCGCCAGGGGACGTCGAGTTTCCCAACAAATGGCCGTCAGACGATGTGCTTCCAGGCTTCCAGAAGCTGATGGAGAGCTGCTACATGCAGCTCCAAGGCGTTTGTCTGGAGATTATGAGCGCCATGGAAGTGGGCTTAGACATGCCTACCGGCTCCTTGGCTGAGCGATGTAAGCCGGCATCCAGTGAGCTGCGACTGAACCACTATCCGCCGACCGACCTGCGGCAGCTGGCAGACGGCAAGGTGAAGCGAACGTGGCCGCATACGGATTTTGGAATCATCACCCTATTATTCCAGGATAGCGTGGGTGGACTCGAGTTGGAGGATCGTTCAAAACCGGGTACGTTTGCTCCAGTACTGCCAGGCGACCCGAGCGGCAAGACGGAGATGGTGGTCAACATCAGTGACACCTTTCAACGCTGGACCAACGATgtcgtcaaggccggcgtACATCAAGTCTCGGTGCCGCCCAGCATGAAAGGTGCTACGGAAGGATTCTGTCCCGAGCGGTACTCGggcatcttcttcttcaaAGCCCATCGGGAAATGTCGGCAGGACCGCTGCCCCATTTCGTGACTGAGAAAAGGCCGGCAGCATATGACGAGATCACGGCGCTCCAGTATCAACAGCGAATGACCCAGGTTCTATACTGA
- a CDS encoding CMGC protein kinase yields the protein MSHLSHGQQQQSSPPRQWRLYRTGFEIIDDTVLLEEEQLREFKTGQFYPVNIGEIFSSKYQVVGKLGYGTTSTVWLAKNLQDGNNRYVALKVYTRDHSRAKEFQVLEAIGKTNPAHPDHRHVRTALDLFQLHRSGGDHSCLDQRPMWEMWESWKDLLRRNESGRFTEDFLKAGLRHLFMALDYLHSECKLVHTGKCITRRRIAYTTSTIAWFGGPVLSDFGAAVRGDVKRNQDAQPAVYRAPEVMLQAEWSYPVDIWNVGAMIWDIFQGRHLFYGSDPDDGDYSTRAHLAEVIALLGPPPLDLLDRGQRSREFFTEDGKSCRIAQCLRQRANFRGR from the exons ATGAGCCATCTGTCCCAtgggcagcagcagcagagtTCACCCCCCCGTCAATGGCGTCTGTACCGAA CGGGATTCGAGATCATCGACGACACGGtgctgctcgaggaggagcagctcaGAGAGTTCAAGACTGGGCAGTTCTATCCCGTTAATATCGGCGAAATATTTTCGTCCAAGTATCAGGTGGTGGGGAAGTTGGGATATGGCACGACGTCAACTGTATGGCTCGCAAAGAACTTGCAGGATGGCAACAACCGGTATGTTGCGTTGAAGGTATATACGCGCGACCACAGCCGCGCCAAGGAATTCCAAGTCCTCGAAGCCATCGGGAAGACGAACCCGGCACACCCTGACCACCGCCATGTGAGAACGGCCCTCGACCTATTCCAGCTTCACCGGTCTGGCGGAGACCATTCTTGCCTCGATCAACGCCCAATGTGGGAGATGTGGGAGAGCTGGAAGGACTTGCTGCGAAGAAACGAGAGCGGGCGCTTCACGGAGGATTTTCTCAAGGCTGGACTCAGACATCTCTTTATGGCCCTCGACTACCTGCACTCCGAGTGCAAGCTGGTGCATACAGGCAAGTGCATAACGCGGAGACGTATTGCGTATACCACCAGCACTATTGCCTG GTTCGGCGGTCCTGTGCTCAGCGACTTCGGCGCAGCGGTTCGAGGGGACGTGAAGCGAAATCAGGATGCACAACCTGCCGTGTATCGAGCGCCAGAGGTGATGCTTCAGGCTGAGTGGAGCTATCCCGTCGACATTTGGAACGTTGGGGCCATG ATCTGGGATATTTTTCAAGGCCGACACTTATTCTACGGAAGCGAccccgatgatggcgattACTCGACTCGAGCACACCTGGCAGAGGTGATTGCGCTACTCGGTCCCCCGCCCCTAGACCTGCTGGACAGAGGCCAGCGGAGTCGAGAGTTCTTTACAGAAGATGGCAAGTCGTGTCGGATTGCGCAGTGCTTGCGGCAACGGGCTAACTTTCGTGGCAGGTGA
- a CDS encoding putative chitin binding protein: protein MVPDIRCSWCGRGYSYCSSPACQLEHSDSCDGNIRPRGQGTETIPRPKVGLVPYGEGIYRCEVYGGIALSFDDGPYTHTEHILDLLALYQAKATFFVTGRNFGKGAINDPNTPWPALIKRMVADGHQVASHTWSHQRLTDLGWRAFHQQIIYNEIALANILGFFPTYLRPPYSASNERTDRWLGELGYHVTYFNLDTKGYLHDSPGLIQESKNIWDENVDGRNPTETTWLGVEHDPIYQTAHNLTKHMLESLYKNGFRAVTVGECLGDPKEYWYRNLFDS from the exons ATGGTGCCTGACATCCGATGCAGCTGGTGCGGCCGCGGCTACTCGTATTGCTCATCCCCGGCATGTCAGCTTGAGCATAGCGACAGCTGTGACGGCAATATTCGTCCACGAGGACAAGGCACAGAAACCATTCCTAGGCCTAAAGTTGGCCTGGTGCCGTATGGCGAGGGCATCTATCGCTGCGAAGTATACGGAGGCATTGCGCTATCATTTGACGACGGACCGTACACTCACACCGAGCATATACTTGACCTTCTCGCG TTATATCAAGCCAAGGCCACCTTCTTTGTAACGGGCCGTAATTTCGGCAAAGGCGCCATCAATGATCCAAACACGCCTTGGCCTGCCCTCATCAAGCGCATggtggccgacggccaccaGGTTGCCAGTCACACATGGTCTCATCAACGACTTACGGACCTTGGCTGGAGAGCATTCCATCAGCAGATTATTTACAATGAAATCGCCCTCGCCAACATACTCGGCTTCTTTCCGACATACCTGCGTCCGCCATACTCGGCAAGCAACGAGCGGACGGATCGCTGGCTTGGTGAGCTCGGCTACCACGTCACCTATTTCAACCTCGACACCAAAGGGTACCTGCACGACAGCCCTGGGCTGATCCAGGAGTCCAAAAATATCTGGGATGAAAATGTCGATGGGCGCAATCCAACAGAAACAACGTGGCTAGGAGTGGAGCACGATCCGATATACCAGACGGCGCATAATCTTACAAAACACATGCTCGAGTCGCTCTACAAAAACGGCTTCCGGGCCGTAACCGTGGGGGAGTGTCTTGGTGACCCGAAAGAATACTGGTATCGTAATCTGTTCGATTCGTAG